One stretch of Patescibacteria group bacterium DNA includes these proteins:
- a CDS encoding ParB/RepB/Spo0J family partition protein produces the protein MRSREESPKLKQWARMSGGAPTIMSLPLIMIDAGELFRTRLRFADIEALAADIRENGQLSPMLVRPRADRKYDLIAGFRRYAALQKLREATGLVRIYENITNSDAFCLAVAENVQRDDLTPLEKALICEKLHLGGISKPKIAKLVFPSMDDPEGRTVANYLTIVKTELPIREALSQGRIGFSHALALADAVKSERARDYFRKNPTAIGRMINRIAIDDLSVREIKAGLADLLRDRPHRGRPAGSASSSSRPSRSATAPSAPRSAHPTSRLFWRDNSPEKWRLEVNFDGRALRHDPESLEEIEEKLKEALERVRKFREKNSS, from the coding sequence ATGCGTTCTCGTGAAGAATCTCCGAAGCTGAAGCAATGGGCCAGGATGAGTGGCGGCGCGCCGACAATCATGAGCCTGCCGCTTATCATGATTGATGCAGGCGAGCTTTTCCGCACGCGGCTGAGGTTCGCGGACATAGAAGCTCTGGCCGCGGACATCCGCGAGAACGGTCAGCTTTCTCCTATGCTGGTCCGTCCGCGGGCAGATAGGAAGTATGATCTCATCGCCGGCTTTCGCCGCTATGCCGCTCTTCAGAAGTTGCGAGAGGCGACCGGCCTGGTGCGCATCTACGAGAACATCACAAATAGCGATGCTTTCTGCCTCGCCGTGGCCGAGAATGTCCAGCGCGACGATCTCACGCCACTCGAGAAGGCTCTCATCTGCGAGAAGCTTCATCTTGGGGGCATATCCAAGCCCAAGATCGCCAAGCTTGTCTTTCCGAGCATGGACGATCCTGAAGGCAGGACGGTTGCCAACTATCTGACCATAGTAAAAACCGAGTTGCCGATCCGGGAAGCCTTGAGCCAGGGGAGAATCGGTTTCTCCCACGCGCTTGCCTTGGCGGACGCGGTCAAGTCCGAGCGGGCCAGAGATTACTTCAGGAAGAATCCGACGGCCATTGGGCGAATGATCAACCGCATCGCCATTGACGACCTTTCGGTTCGCGAGATCAAGGCCGGGCTCGCCGATCTACTGCGCGACCGACCCCATCGCGGCCGTCCGGCGGGTTCTGCTTCTTCTAGTTCAAGACCCAGCCGATCCGCGACTGCCCCTTCAGCCCCGCGCTCGGCGCATCCAACATCGCGGCTCTTCTGGAGGGACAATTCTCCGGAAAAGTGGCGCCTTGAGGTGAACTTCGACGGTCGTGCTCTTCGTCACGATCCCGAATCCCTTGAGGAGATTGAGGAGAAACTCAAGGAAGCGCTTGAACGAGTGAGGAAGTTCCGGGAAAAAAATAGCTCCTGA
- the rplS gene encoding 50S ribosomal protein L19, whose amino-acid sequence MEQALEEAKAAKAVEAIELPKIKAGMLVRVHHKIKEMSAKGEEKERIQIFEGLVIGAHGAGNKKTFTVRKVASGVGVEKIFPVSAPAVAKVEVIKQYRMRRAQPTYLRKGYKKKLKEVAVK is encoded by the coding sequence ATTGAACAAGCTCTCGAGGAAGCAAAGGCCGCCAAAGCGGTTGAGGCGATCGAGCTTCCGAAAATTAAGGCCGGCATGCTCGTGCGCGTTCACCATAAAATTAAAGAAATGTCTGCCAAGGGCGAAGAAAAAGAGCGTATTCAAATTTTTGAAGGACTGGTAATCGGCGCCCACGGCGCGGGCAATAAAAAAACCTTTACCGTGCGCAAGGTAGCGAGCGGCGTGGGAGTGGAAAAAATTTTTCCGGTCTCAGCTCCGGCAGTCGCCAAGGTTGAAGTGATAAAACAGTACCGCATGCGCCGGGCGCAACCGACGTATCTGCGCAAGGGCTACAAGAAAAAATTGAAAGAGGTCGCGGTGAAATAA
- a CDS encoding L,D-transpeptidase yields the protein MYKKIIQCTIISVALFFVGVSANAADSRDYEVRVFNGFEIIGNFMAFDKGYNGGASIAVGDLGDDGVPEVIVGTGQGKPPEIKIFRQDGTMAYMFYAYAPSYGQGVNVAVCDVNRDFKNEIITGTQFGGGPHVKIFDGYGNDISKGGWFAYNKFFRGGVNVACGDWDGDGEKEIITAAGPSGGPHVKIFNSNGAMETEFFAFPADNLSGVSVAMGQLDDDFPEEVIISSFSYGDPMVRVFEYGIKGWYENSEWLAYSKDYKGGVSVAAGDFDNDKLDEIVTSPNGGGGPHVRLFDKFGNSKGEFFSYENDYRGGVRVALADMNGGGEEIITIPTSKLIAGPIGQPKFIDIDITKQRMTAYEWGIPIKVFLVSTGLWKYPTPIGKTQIKLKQLFKDYAWTYGVNHPDNYNLPNVKYNLNIFPHVFIHYAYWHNNFGHRMSHGCVNMRLADVEWIYNWAEIGTPVETHY from the coding sequence ATGTATAAAAAGATTATACAATGCACAATCATTTCCGTAGCTCTGTTTTTTGTTGGCGTTTCGGCAAACGCAGCAGATTCGCGGGATTATGAAGTGCGTGTTTTTAACGGCTTTGAAATTATTGGAAACTTCATGGCCTTTGACAAGGGATATAACGGCGGCGCAAGTATCGCGGTCGGCGATTTGGGCGATGACGGCGTGCCGGAAGTGATTGTCGGTACGGGCCAGGGCAAGCCGCCGGAGATTAAAATATTCCGCCAGGACGGCACCATGGCGTACATGTTTTATGCTTACGCGCCGAGCTACGGACAGGGAGTAAATGTCGCGGTTTGCGATGTGAATCGCGATTTTAAAAACGAAATAATCACCGGTACGCAATTTGGTGGCGGTCCGCACGTAAAGATTTTTGATGGTTACGGAAACGATATTTCTAAGGGCGGCTGGTTCGCGTACAACAAATTTTTTCGCGGCGGCGTGAATGTCGCCTGCGGCGACTGGGACGGCGATGGGGAGAAAGAAATAATTACTGCCGCCGGTCCCTCGGGCGGACCGCATGTAAAAATTTTTAACAGTAACGGCGCCATGGAAACCGAATTCTTTGCTTTTCCGGCAGACAATCTTTCCGGCGTTTCGGTTGCCATGGGTCAGCTCGATGACGATTTCCCGGAAGAAGTCATTATTTCTAGTTTTTCCTACGGCGATCCCATGGTCCGCGTATTTGAATATGGGATTAAGGGTTGGTATGAAAATAGCGAATGGCTTGCATATTCAAAAGATTACAAAGGTGGTGTTTCGGTCGCGGCCGGAGATTTCGATAACGATAAACTTGACGAGATCGTCACTTCTCCAAACGGCGGCGGCGGTCCGCATGTCCGTCTTTTTGATAAATTCGGCAATTCAAAGGGTGAATTCTTTTCTTATGAGAATGATTATCGCGGCGGCGTGCGTGTTGCCCTGGCCGACATGAATGGCGGCGGCGAAGAAATAATTACTATTCCGACAAGCAAACTCATTGCCGGGCCGATCGGTCAGCCAAAGTTTATTGACATTGATATTACCAAACAAAGAATGACTGCGTATGAGTGGGGAATTCCGATCAAGGTGTTTCTGGTGTCCACCGGCCTCTGGAAATATCCCACGCCCATCGGCAAAACGCAGATAAAATTAAAACAACTTTTTAAAGATTACGCATGGACTTACGGCGTTAACCATCCGGACAACTACAATCTGCCGAATGTGAAATACAATCTGAATATTTTTCCGCACGTTTTTATCCACTACGCTTATTGGCATAATAATTTCGGTCATCGTATGAGCCATGGCTGCGTCAATATGCGGCTCGCGGATGTTGAGTGGATTTACAATTGGGCCGAAATCGGCACGCCGGTGGAAACGCACTACTAG
- a CDS encoding pilin has translation MKIFAIKISSIVAAVFLLLMLIAPNAIAAGCCLVEPTEQETTAKSLDCPVAESTAGQIVSFLADVVTIGQGGEELSSYIMCKGTKVFVKNCYDSISAVDCTSQYGKNADFDTDRCGEQKIYSCLNYEAATYKGQTLVPKIVDPLCWPEDECMAGCKYGGCWQGTSSECVEGKGFCYVDYPNVELNVPIGGVTTARDIGSYIALLYNYLVGVAVIVAIVMIMYGGFRWVTAAGDSGKISEAKKTMVGAVVGLVLALFSYTLLNTINPALVRLDMPAVKKIRAIYFEVEPVRCQDYVTKYACAENKYKFNLEKGEGCEWRSFGGLGSQCTVKPAPGTGEPGGVCGSGNKCTGGKCIMNIRYAMGPMASDYTTPKNWCSNGEMDMPCDKDADCGVGLLCDQNLYACVGMDSGRPVSAACKNDAECSSGLCYFGQCRSGQNGQSCGEIGLEEGDDDLCASSQGYKCVEFAKGSPSLHNWYCCPPASASRGGERCYVKCTSDAQCGGDLYCWQGNATFVSASDADRSEKVAEWEGVCLKRVGSGERCLNDNGCEEGLKCSDKVAFQKSDPALTELLKAPNGMLISFPEPKIKVGICK, from the coding sequence GTGGCGGAATCAACCGCGGGCCAGATAGTTAGCTTTTTAGCCGATGTCGTTACGATTGGCCAGGGCGGCGAGGAGCTGTCTTCCTATATCATGTGCAAGGGAACCAAGGTTTTTGTTAAAAACTGCTACGATTCAATTAGCGCTGTAGATTGCACTAGCCAATATGGCAAGAATGCTGACTTCGATACCGATCGTTGCGGAGAGCAAAAAATTTATTCGTGCTTGAATTACGAAGCCGCGACGTATAAAGGTCAAACGCTTGTACCAAAAATCGTTGATCCGCTTTGTTGGCCCGAGGATGAATGTATGGCCGGCTGTAAATATGGCGGCTGTTGGCAGGGGACTTCGTCCGAGTGTGTTGAGGGCAAGGGTTTTTGCTATGTTGACTACCCGAATGTTGAGCTCAACGTGCCAATCGGCGGAGTGACAACCGCCCGCGATATTGGAAGCTATATCGCGCTTCTTTATAATTATCTTGTCGGCGTTGCCGTAATAGTCGCGATTGTCATGATTATGTACGGCGGATTCCGCTGGGTGACCGCGGCCGGCGATTCCGGGAAAATTAGTGAAGCCAAAAAAACCATGGTTGGCGCCGTGGTCGGGCTTGTTTTGGCTCTATTCTCATACACGCTTTTAAATACAATAAATCCGGCGCTTGTCCGGCTCGATATGCCGGCGGTTAAAAAGATTCGGGCGATTTATTTTGAAGTTGAACCGGTGCGCTGCCAGGACTATGTCACTAAATATGCCTGCGCGGAAAATAAATATAAATTTAATCTTGAAAAGGGTGAAGGTTGTGAGTGGAGATCTTTCGGCGGGCTTGGGTCGCAGTGCACGGTTAAGCCCGCTCCGGGGACCGGAGAACCCGGTGGCGTCTGCGGCTCGGGAAATAAATGCACAGGCGGAAAATGCATTATGAATATCCGTTATGCCATGGGTCCAATGGCCAGTGACTACACTACGCCAAAGAATTGGTGCAGTAACGGCGAGATGGATATGCCGTGCGACAAAGATGCGGATTGCGGCGTCGGACTTCTGTGTGATCAAAATCTCTACGCCTGCGTCGGTATGGATAGCGGCCGGCCGGTTTCCGCGGCTTGCAAAAATGACGCGGAGTGCTCCTCGGGATTATGTTATTTTGGCCAATGCCGTTCCGGGCAAAATGGCCAGTCATGCGGCGAAATCGGCCTTGAAGAAGGGGATGACGATCTTTGCGCCAGTTCGCAGGGATATAAATGTGTTGAATTCGCAAAGGGCAGCCCCTCTCTTCACAATTGGTATTGTTGTCCGCCGGCTTCGGCATCACGCGGCGGTGAACGGTGTTATGTCAAATGTACCAGCGATGCGCAGTGCGGTGGCGATTTATATTGCTGGCAAGGCAACGCTACGTTCGTATCCGCCTCGGATGCCGATAGAAGCGAGAAAGTGGCTGAATGGGAGGGTGTTTGCTTAAAAAGGGTCGGTTCCGGAGAGCGGTGTCTGAATGATAATGGATGCGAAGAGGGATTAAAGTGCAGCGATAAAGTTGCATTTCAAAAAAGCGATCCCGCGCTAACGGAATTATTAAAGGCGCCGAACGGAATGCTTATTTCATTCCCCGAACCAAAAATAAAAGTCGGCATTTGCAAGTAA
- a CDS encoding AAA family ATPase, with translation MIISLSGALGSGKSTIAKMLSEKLGWPRYYVGEMRRQAATKRGMTLEEYNRLGETDPATDTEVDEWQKQLGKTQDNFIIEGRTSWYFIPHSVKIYVDVDPRVGAKRIFDQTQKKERTKESKNFSNVDEVMAANLERMASDRRRYEKYYSINAFDKSHFDLIVDTTNETKEASFERVWSFIEPRLTKS, from the coding sequence ATGATAATTTCTCTTTCCGGCGCGCTCGGTTCGGGCAAGAGCACCATCGCGAAAATGCTTTCCGAAAAACTCGGCTGGCCTCGTTACTATGTCGGCGAAATGCGCCGCCAAGCCGCGACCAAACGCGGAATGACACTTGAGGAGTATAACCGGCTCGGGGAAACCGATCCCGCAACCGATACTGAAGTCGACGAATGGCAAAAGCAGCTCGGTAAAACGCAGGACAATTTTATTATTGAAGGCCGGACATCCTGGTATTTTATCCCCCATTCGGTAAAAATTTATGTTGACGTTGACCCGCGCGTCGGCGCGAAGCGAATTTTTGACCAAACGCAAAAAAAAGAACGGACGAAAGAATCAAAAAATTTCAGTAATGTCGATGAGGTGATGGCCGCTAATCTCGAACGCATGGCAAGCGACCGACGCCGATACGAAAAATATTACAGCATCAATGCTTTCGACAAATCGCACTTCGACCTCATAGTGGACACGACCAACGAGACGAAGGAAGCGTCTTTTGAGCGGGTTTGGAGCTTTATTGAGCCACGATTGACAAAATCATGA
- a CDS encoding HD domain-containing protein, translated as MLKVSSPKIIAKIVKQEIAKKGITKLVANFYNSLPRGEMYLVGGVVRDILMGRTKRGDLDFVVRGVAATDLKKFLTKYGDVNLVGRSFGVFKFRTRGRADFIDFALPRTEHARGSGAYRDFSVQSDPKLEIADDLGRRDFTVNALAWNTKTNDLVDQFGGLNDLRGGIIRAVGEPKERFLEDYSRILRALRFTTELNFEIEGRTWHAIKKLIPEINKKSGGSWIVPRETIAKEFLKSFAADPAEAFEWWNESGALAEIVPETAAMRRCGQPERYHAEGNVLEHTRLALRAIASPEFKKEFGYKNIPIYLALAVLFHDIGKPAVKKGGSPKDAGFTGHAAAGAKITREITNRLRLESYKAAEIDIETGRLAWLVGEHMFILHNDPKKLSFTEIESRFMRPDFPGDLLLALCWADIRGGKTSAEIVDLYMVHYLGVKNRIRGIRRRFPKGLPPRLLDGREVQNILKIKPGPRIAEILCDLRERQLEGKISTSGQAKKYLLSLE; from the coding sequence ATGCTCAAAGTGAGTTCGCCAAAAATAATCGCGAAAATCGTAAAGCAAGAAATTGCCAAAAAGGGCATCACTAAACTTGTTGCGAATTTTTATAATTCACTTCCCCGAGGCGAGATGTATCTTGTCGGCGGCGTAGTGCGCGACATCCTGATGGGACGCACTAAACGGGGCGATCTTGACTTTGTGGTGCGCGGAGTCGCGGCAACTGATCTAAAAAAATTTTTGACAAAATACGGCGACGTAAATCTGGTCGGCCGCAGTTTCGGAGTTTTTAAATTCCGCACGCGCGGCCGTGCCGATTTTATTGATTTTGCCCTGCCGCGCACCGAACACGCGCGCGGATCGGGCGCGTACCGCGATTTCTCGGTTCAAAGCGATCCGAAGCTCGAGATCGCGGACGACCTCGGCCGCCGCGACTTCACGGTCAATGCCCTGGCCTGGAACACGAAGACTAACGATCTCGTTGACCAATTCGGCGGATTGAATGACCTCCGTGGCGGAATAATCCGCGCGGTCGGCGAACCCAAGGAAAGATTTCTTGAAGATTATTCACGAATTCTCCGCGCGCTCCGCTTTACCACCGAGCTTAATTTTGAAATTGAAGGCCGGACCTGGCATGCGATTAAAAAATTAATTCCCGAAATCAATAAAAAATCCGGCGGCAGCTGGATCGTGCCGCGCGAAACCATTGCCAAGGAATTTTTGAAAAGCTTTGCCGCAGACCCGGCCGAAGCATTTGAGTGGTGGAACGAATCCGGCGCGCTTGCGGAAATCGTTCCGGAAACCGCGGCAATGCGGCGCTGCGGCCAGCCGGAGCGATACCATGCCGAAGGGAATGTTCTAGAGCACACCCGCCTCGCGCTCCGGGCGATCGCTTCTCCGGAATTCAAAAAAGAATTTGGATATAAAAATATTCCCATCTACCTCGCACTCGCCGTGCTTTTTCACGATATCGGAAAACCAGCGGTCAAAAAGGGCGGTTCGCCAAAGGACGCGGGCTTTACCGGCCACGCGGCGGCCGGCGCCAAAATCACCCGTGAGATTACAAACCGGCTCCGGCTCGAAAGCTACAAGGCCGCGGAAATTGATATTGAAACCGGCCGCCTGGCCTGGCTCGTGGGCGAACACATGTTTATTTTGCATAACGATCCGAAAAAATTGAGCTTCACTGAAATTGAGAGCCGTTTTATGCGCCCTGACTTTCCGGGCGATCTTTTGCTCGCACTCTGCTGGGCCGACATCAGGGGCGGTAAAACCTCGGCAGAGATCGTGGATCTCTACATGGTCCATTATCTTGGCGTAAAGAACCGGATCCGCGGCATCCGTCGCCGTTTTCCCAAAGGCTTGCCGCCGCGCCTGCTTGACGGCCGCGAGGTGCAAAACATTCTAAAAATAAAACCCGGCCCGCGCATTGCGGAAATCCTGTGCGATCTTCGCGAACGGCAGCTCGAGGGAAAGATATCAACTTCGGGCCAGGCAAAAAAATATTTATTGTCCTTAGAGTAA
- a CDS encoding RluA family pseudouridine synthase yields MPKKSEKNLFTVKEKDAGARLDVFLALSARISRSRAQKMIRSGGVMINGRPETPHFSMRPGDRVELVPLAEKKIRKITPRISVVHKDNDFIVINKPNGIVVHAPNEKYSEPTVVDFLLKKFPEIAKVGDPRRPGIVQRLDRDVSGLMVVARNKKSYAHLRSAFESRAVKKIYLGLAHGRLDQDEGEINFKIARSVRRARMAARPESQEGKEALTRYCVIQRFPSFTLTEIEILTGRTHQIRAHFFAIGHPLAGDALYRAKRPGKIRAPRLFLHSTYLGFYDMADKWREFRSEPPEELNTFLKIL; encoded by the coding sequence ATGCCAAAAAAATCCGAAAAAAATTTATTCACGGTAAAAGAAAAAGACGCGGGGGCGCGTCTTGATGTTTTCTTAGCTCTCTCTGCGAGAATTTCCCGCTCTCGGGCCCAAAAAATGATAAGGTCCGGCGGCGTGATGATCAACGGCCGACCGGAAACTCCGCATTTTTCCATGAGGCCGGGCGACCGAGTTGAACTTGTCCCGCTCGCGGAAAAGAAAATAAGAAAAATAACTCCAAGAATTTCGGTCGTGCACAAAGATAACGACTTTATCGTTATCAATAAACCGAACGGCATCGTGGTGCACGCGCCGAATGAAAAATATTCCGAACCCACGGTGGTTGATTTTCTACTAAAAAAATTTCCCGAGATTGCCAAGGTTGGCGATCCGCGGCGGCCGGGTATTGTTCAACGGCTTGACCGGGATGTTTCCGGGCTCATGGTCGTCGCGCGCAATAAAAAATCATACGCGCACCTGAGATCCGCCTTTGAGTCGCGGGCCGTTAAAAAAATATATCTCGGCCTTGCCCACGGACGGCTTGACCAGGATGAAGGCGAAATAAATTTTAAGATTGCACGAAGCGTACGGCGGGCGCGCATGGCGGCGCGACCGGAGAGCCAGGAGGGCAAAGAAGCGCTGACGCGCTACTGCGTCATTCAGAGATTTCCGAGCTTCACACTTACGGAAATTGAAATCCTGACCGGCCGTACGCACCAAATTCGCGCGCATTTTTTTGCCATCGGCCACCCGCTTGCCGGAGACGCGCTATATCGGGCAAAACGGCCGGGTAAAATCCGGGCGCCTCGGCTTTTTCTCCATTCGACATATCTCGGATTCTACGACATGGCTGATAAATGGCGGGAATTCCGATCCGAGCCTCCGGAAGAATTAAATACATTTTTAAAAATACTATGA
- the uvrA gene encoding excinuclease ABC subunit UvrA: protein MKYDKISIKGARVHNLKNISLDIPKNKLTVVTGLSGSGKSSLAFDTIYAEGQRRYMESLSSYARQFLEMQDRPDVDSVDGLSPTIAIDQRSSSHNPRSTVGTVTEIYDYLRVIFARAGRAHCPRCGGEVSEQTVRDIVKKISNITDRVGIILLSPLVLDEKGEHKFVLVGASNAGYKEVRFDGIVMDIDEAIRMKKDKVRRHTIEVVVGRVGFENDISDDAMVALIKKALDLGNGMITVVQDDGEEFALSQMLYCAKCGINLPKLEPRLFSFNSPHGACPACTGLGIKLILDEDLVIPNKRLTIAQGAVKPWTRIAGNQTWHIKLLEKVGERHGFSVNQPVGDISADKIKKILHGTGDEQYELECKSVTFPGILNQLEQKYKETDSDYVRREIETYMQTQICPVCRGKRLRPEVLAVTFGEKSIDEVVNIPIVRVNEFFDQIGSRKGKTKNLKPAASLSDAEQKIADQAMREIRARLKNLLEVGLGYLTLDRSIMSLAGGESQRVRLSTQLGTGLSGVIYILDEPTVGLHPRDNEKLIRTLMKLRDMGNTVIVVEHDQAMMEAADHVIDIGPGAGEYGGELIAQGTTAEIKKKKSSLTGDYLAGRKKIEIPKKYRAGNRQAITVRGATAFNLKNIDVKFPLGEFVCVTGVSGSGKSTLVLDILGAALAKKFYRAKTVPGEHKDIKGVENIDKVVTVDQSPIGRTPRSNPATYTGVFTVIRDLFAETPEAKMRGFDAGKFSFNVKGGGRCEHCSGEGYVCIEMQFMPDVYIECPECRSRRYNTEALEIHLREKNIADILDMTVEEARRFFSQEQLIYEKLNILQEVGLGYIKLGQPATTLSGGEAQRVKLATELARRATGRTLYILDEPTTGLHFEDIKRLLGVLNQLVDKGNTVLVIEHNLEVIKCADWVIDLGPDGGDEGGELVAQGTPRDIVKVKRSVTGQYLKKII from the coding sequence ATGAAGTACGATAAGATTTCCATCAAGGGCGCCCGTGTGCATAACTTAAAAAATATTTCCCTTGATATTCCCAAGAATAAGCTGACCGTGGTTACCGGCCTTTCCGGATCGGGTAAGTCTTCACTTGCCTTTGACACCATCTATGCCGAGGGACAGCGCCGCTACATGGAAAGCCTGTCAAGTTACGCGCGCCAGTTTTTGGAAATGCAGGACAGGCCGGACGTTGATTCCGTGGACGGCCTTTCGCCGACCATCGCAATTGATCAGCGTTCATCAAGCCATAATCCGCGCTCAACCGTGGGAACCGTTACCGAAATATACGATTATCTTCGTGTGATTTTTGCGCGCGCCGGCCGGGCCCATTGCCCGCGCTGCGGCGGCGAAGTGAGCGAACAGACGGTCCGCGACATCGTGAAAAAAATTTCCAATATTACCGATCGCGTCGGTATTATTTTATTATCGCCACTTGTTTTGGATGAAAAGGGCGAGCACAAATTCGTGCTTGTCGGTGCCTCAAACGCCGGATACAAGGAAGTCCGCTTTGACGGAATTGTTATGGACATTGACGAGGCGATCCGTATGAAAAAAGACAAGGTGCGGCGCCACACCATTGAGGTAGTGGTCGGCCGCGTTGGATTCGAGAACGATATTTCCGACGATGCCATGGTCGCTTTAATTAAAAAGGCGCTCGATCTTGGCAACGGCATGATTACCGTGGTCCAGGATGATGGCGAGGAATTCGCCTTAAGCCAGATGCTTTACTGCGCAAAATGTGGCATTAATCTTCCCAAACTTGAGCCGCGGCTCTTCTCTTTCAATAGTCCGCACGGCGCTTGCCCGGCCTGCACCGGCCTGGGCATCAAACTCATTCTTGACGAGGATTTGGTTATTCCGAACAAACGTTTGACCATTGCTCAGGGCGCGGTTAAACCCTGGACGCGCATTGCCGGAAATCAAACTTGGCACATCAAGCTTTTGGAAAAAGTCGGGGAGCGGCACGGATTCTCGGTCAATCAGCCGGTCGGAGACATCTCGGCCGATAAAATTAAAAAGATTCTGCACGGTACTGGCGATGAGCAGTACGAGCTTGAATGTAAATCCGTAACATTTCCGGGCATCCTGAATCAGCTCGAGCAGAAATATAAAGAAACCGATTCGGATTACGTGCGCCGCGAGATTGAAACCTACATGCAAACCCAAATTTGTCCGGTCTGCCGCGGCAAGCGCCTCCGCCCCGAGGTTCTGGCCGTCACCTTTGGCGAAAAATCAATTGATGAAGTCGTAAATATTCCGATTGTGCGCGTCAATGAGTTTTTTGACCAAATCGGAAGCCGCAAGGGCAAAACAAAGAACTTGAAACCTGCGGCCAGCCTCTCCGATGCCGAACAGAAAATTGCCGATCAGGCGATGCGTGAAATTCGGGCGCGCCTCAAGAATCTTCTTGAGGTCGGTCTGGGTTATCTGACCCTCGACAGGAGCATTATGAGCCTCGCCGGCGGCGAATCGCAGCGCGTGCGCCTTTCCACTCAGCTCGGCACCGGTCTTTCCGGCGTTATTTACATTCTTGACGAGCCCACGGTCGGCCTGCATCCGCGTGACAATGAAAAACTTATCCGCACGCTCATGAAACTGCGCGATATGGGCAATACGGTTATCGTGGTGGAGCACGACCAAGCCATGATGGAAGCCGCGGATCACGTGATTGATATCGGTCCGGGCGCCGGCGAATACGGCGGCGAACTTATCGCCCAGGGAACCACGGCGGAAATCAAAAAGAAAAAGAGTTCACTCACCGGCGATTATCTTGCCGGCCGGAAAAAAATTGAGATCCCAAAAAAATACCGGGCTGGAAACAGGCAGGCGATTACGGTGCGCGGCGCTACGGCATTTAATCTAAAAAATATTGACGTCAAATTCCCGCTTGGCGAGTTTGTTTGCGTTACCGGCGTCTCCGGTTCCGGAAAATCGACCCTTGTTCTTGATATTCTTGGTGCGGCGCTCGCGAAAAAGTTTTATCGCGCCAAAACCGTGCCCGGCGAGCACAAAGACATTAAGGGCGTTGAAAATATCGATAAAGTCGTTACTGTGGACCAGTCGCCGATCGGCCGCACGCCCCGCTCCAACCCGGCAACTTATACCGGGGTCTTTACCGTAATCCGCGACCTGTTTGCCGAAACACCGGAAGCAAAGATGAGGGGTTTTGACGCCGGCAAGTTCAGTTTTAATGTTAAAGGCGGCGGACGCTGCGAGCATTGCTCGGGCGAAGGCTATGTCTGCATTGAAATGCAGTTCATGCCCGATGTCTACATTGAGTGCCCGGAGTGCCGCAGCCGGCGCTACAACACCGAAGCCCTGGAGATTCACCTGCGCGAGAAAAACATCGCCGATATTTTGGACATGACGGTTGAAGAAGCGCGCCGGTTCTTTTCGCAGGAACAGCTTATTTATGAAAAATTAAATATTCTGCAGGAAGTCGGTTTGGGCTACATCAAGCTTGGCCAGCCGGCAACCACGCTCTCCGGCGGCGAGGCCCAGCGTGTCAAGCTTGCCACCGAACTTGCGCGCCGCGCCACCGGCCGCACGCTCTATATTCTGGATGAGCCGACCACCGGTCTGCATTTTGAAGACATCAAGCGGCTGCTCGGCGTCCTGAATCAGCTCGTGGACAAGGGCAATACCGTGCTTGTGATTGAACATAATTTGGAGGTTATAAAATGCGCCGACTGGGTCATTGATCTCGGTCCGGACGGCGGAGACGAGGGCGGCGAACTGGTCGCCCAGGGCACGCCGCGCGATATCGTCAAAGTTAAGCGGAGCGTTACCGGTCAATACCTGAAGAAAATCATATAA